From Pelotomaculum schinkii, the proteins below share one genomic window:
- the saoB gene encoding ABC transporter substrate-binding (seleno)protein SaoB, whose product MKKLFVIAAAAVLLLTAFLYPQRGGDNGKVKIGAPDDTGGMIIHYLVHEKGYGDAEVQHDFELYPVKDCCSSTSQWALSSNQYDLAVMCPDAAESLLEKDGRFEIVSPCLMNSDIVVVKPGLTPQKIGIAQNRTHQTQIVADIFGQGCATALMLPAAIPYAYEKNAVDGVVVDALRGFTMTGDKLPATAVEADHITYVLVVNNSFKDDPRYQEFLDLFQQSVEELNNPDILMEEIGRYKNIDFSREEVNQWNRLGIKHVFTIPEMRG is encoded by the coding sequence ATGAAAAAATTATTTGTCATAGCAGCGGCAGCTGTCCTGCTGCTGACAGCCTTCTTGTACCCTCAGCGGGGAGGAGACAACGGGAAGGTTAAAATAGGTGCGCCTGACGACACAGGCGGCATGATCATACACTACCTGGTGCACGAAAAGGGCTACGGGGATGCTGAGGTGCAGCATGATTTTGAACTGTACCCGGTGAAGGATTGCTGCTCCAGCACCTCCCAGTGGGCCTTAAGCAGCAATCAGTATGACCTTGCCGTCATGTGCCCTGACGCGGCTGAAAGCCTCCTGGAAAAAGACGGCCGGTTTGAAATCGTCAGCCCTTGTCTGATGAATTCGGACATCGTGGTGGTTAAACCCGGGCTTACTCCACAAAAAATCGGGATTGCCCAGAACCGCACGCACCAGACACAAATTGTGGCTGATATTTTCGGCCAGGGGTGCGCCACAGCGCTTATGCTGCCGGCAGCCATTCCCTACGCCTATGAGAAAAACGCGGTTGACGGCGTGGTCGTGGATGCGCTGAGGGGATTTACCATGACCGGAGATAAACTGCCTGCGACTGCCGTGGAAGCAGACCACATCACCTACGTACTGGTTGTTAACAATAGCTTTAAAGATGACCCGCGTTATCAGGAATTTCTTGACTTGTTTCAGCAGTCGGTTGAAGAACTAAATAACCCGGATATCCTGATGGAGGAGATCGGGAGATACAAAAATATCGACTTTTCACGCGAGGAGGTGAACCAATGGAACCGGTTGGGGATAAAGCACGTATTTACAATTCCAGAAATGCGCGGTTAA
- the saoP gene encoding ABC transporter permease subunit SaoP (Most members of this family are selenoproteins with the selenocysteine residue at the channel-gating position.), whose product MEPVGDKARIYNSRNARLIREKVMGSFGQKQILYRLITIAAVFGIWQLAANHYHSEFMMPSPLKTMITFTSVVNDADVIKNLLLTLRRVLTGFAYALMIGIPLGFLMGYSKTAMQLFDPLIDSLRQIPIMAWVPLTIVWFGLGDGPTVFLIAFTGTFPIVMNTIAGVQNISKDYYNAARSMGAKPWSIFAHIIVPASMPDILIGGRVAIGLGWMSVIUAEFIATSAGFGYSMVEAQTRMQTDKLVALMILAALIGYSIDRILQLFNRSLTKWRFVQ is encoded by the coding sequence ATGGAACCGGTTGGGGATAAAGCACGTATTTACAATTCCAGAAATGCGCGGTTAATACGCGAAAAAGTCATGGGCTCATTTGGCCAAAAACAGATATTGTACCGCTTGATTACTATTGCGGCGGTTTTCGGTATCTGGCAGTTGGCCGCCAACCACTACCACAGTGAATTTATGATGCCATCTCCTTTGAAAACGATGATTACCTTCACCTCTGTCGTAAATGACGCAGACGTCATCAAAAATCTCCTGCTTACTTTAAGGAGGGTTCTGACAGGATTTGCTTATGCTCTGATGATCGGGATCCCGCTGGGCTTTCTGATGGGCTACTCAAAAACGGCCATGCAGTTGTTTGACCCTTTGATCGATTCACTCAGGCAGATCCCGATCATGGCCTGGGTGCCGCTGACCATCGTCTGGTTTGGCCTCGGCGACGGTCCCACCGTATTTTTAATTGCTTTTACCGGAACCTTCCCCATCGTAATGAATACTATTGCCGGCGTGCAAAACATCTCCAAGGATTATTACAATGCTGCCCGCAGCATGGGCGCCAAGCCCTGGAGCATATTCGCCCACATTATCGTTCCCGCTTCCATGCCCGATATCCTGATTGGGGGCAGAGTCGCCATCGGGCTGGGCTGGATGTCGGTCATATGAGCGGAATTCATAGCGACGAGTGCCGGTTTCGGCTACTCCATGGTGGAAGCGCAGACAAGAATGCAGACCGACAAACTGGTGGCCCTTATGATCCTGGCCGCCCTTATCGGCTACTCTATTGACCGGATTCTTCAATTATTTAACAGGTCTCTAACAAAATGGAGGTTTGTTCAGTAA
- the saoA gene encoding ABC transporter ATP-binding protein SaoA, which produces MELIIENVSKVFTNDNKVHTVLRDLSFSVQEGQFVTLLGPSGCGKTTLLTIMAGFQAASGGRILLNGSQVTKPGPDRGFVFQNYALFPWMTVRDNILYPMKQQKVPAKEQEQRLQRLLAIAQLEGKEKLYPHQLSGGMKQRTAFIRALAGSPEVLLMDEPLGAVDFQMRQNLQEELESLWLTAKTTVIMVTHDVDEAIYLSDRVIVMSALEGKVLEDLSVKLPRPRNRKDREYIKTKEHLMDLLKIAINKRPESTETQRKLCLA; this is translated from the coding sequence ATGGAATTAATAATTGAAAATGTCTCCAAGGTTTTTACTAATGACAATAAGGTTCATACAGTTCTCAGGGACTTGAGTTTTTCTGTGCAGGAAGGCCAGTTTGTGACCCTCCTGGGCCCTTCCGGCTGCGGAAAAACTACCCTGCTGACAATAATGGCCGGGTTCCAAGCGGCCTCCGGCGGGCGGATCCTGCTAAACGGCAGCCAGGTAACGAAACCTGGTCCGGACAGGGGGTTTGTTTTCCAGAACTACGCGCTCTTTCCCTGGATGACGGTAAGGGACAATATCCTCTATCCGATGAAACAGCAAAAAGTGCCCGCCAAGGAACAGGAACAGCGCTTACAGCGATTACTGGCAATAGCTCAGCTGGAAGGCAAGGAAAAGCTTTACCCGCACCAGCTTTCAGGGGGCATGAAACAAAGGACTGCTTTCATCCGGGCGCTGGCTGGCAGTCCGGAAGTGCTCTTGATGGACGAACCACTGGGTGCGGTTGATTTTCAAATGCGGCAAAACCTTCAAGAAGAGCTGGAGTCTTTGTGGCTAACGGCTAAAACGACCGTCATCATGGTGACGCATGATGTCGATGAAGCCATCTATCTGAGTGATAGAGTGATCGTGATGTCTGCTCTTGAAGGAAAAGTATTGGAAGACTTGTCCGTCAAACTGCCCCGCCCGCGGAACCGGAAGGACAGGGAATATATCAAGACCAAAGAACACCTTATGGATCTCCTCAAGATTGCTATCAACAAGCGGCCGGAGTCAACGGAAACCCAAAGAAAGCTATGCCTCGCGTAA
- the saoD gene encoding DsrE-related protein SaoD, with protein sequence MKVAYIFSSTTSQKILDNMIIPQLEGDTHGAEVAGMFFFMDNTYFLLDGSELGERLRQIQEKNGMLLMACDKCAIERGIENKLISGAKIGCFPQLYAALGGAGIDQVITL encoded by the coding sequence ATGAAAGTAGCGTATATTTTTTCTTCAACCACCTCGCAGAAGATCCTGGACAACATGATTATCCCTCAGTTGGAAGGGGATACGCACGGAGCTGAGGTGGCCGGCATGTTTTTCTTCATGGACAACACCTATTTTCTTTTAGACGGTTCCGAATTGGGCGAAAGGCTGCGTCAAATACAGGAAAAGAACGGCATGCTCCTAATGGCTTGCGACAAGTGCGCCATTGAACGCGGTATTGAAAACAAACTGATCTCCGGCGCTAAAATAGGTTGTTTCCCTCAGCTTTACGCGGCCCTGGGAGGCGCGGGCATTGACCAGGTCATAACCCTATAA
- a CDS encoding molybdopterin-containing oxidoreductase family protein, with protein MCKLSNPRELSGDTAELQTLRTVCGICGSCCGMTLTLQNGSVIAVDGDPADPYSQGHLCFKGRAIIDLLNAPDRLRYPLSKTRNGKWQKLSWEEAFDLLSERLKTIKNRYGPQALAVHVGQAGAGKEFTHYVERFCNIYGTPNFSTLGSHSKRLAHILTYGTIPVSDYRNSNCILLWGYNPTRACPPLSKQISEVHRRGAYLIVVDPITTPLAKTADFHLQLRPGTDGALALGMLHVVIREKLYNKDFVKRWTTGFDQLCDLIKEYPPERVSEITWVSVAKITLAARLYAGSAPSCVTTGIATELQANGFQTNRAIAILQAITGNLDISGGAIFPPVAKLSPLSADNQSLDKKPAVGEYTYPLFKKYTNQAQANLYTRSILEGKPYPIKGMVVTGSDPVLTWPNTDEVRKALGNLEFLAVMDHFMTETAQLGDLVLPAATFLSRNEIWRIFISNDGPRLGLAPKVLSEEGLLTDWQFWNTLAKKMGYSRDFPWLTEEQALNYRLKPTGLTLEELKDKPEGVKYAEWAEKSYERKGFDTPSGKVEIYSKVLQDHGYEPLPNYREPIESPLSLTCLAEIYPLVLTTGARNDAYHCFRCQNLPVSHMQNQEPMVEVHREKAKELYLQDGETVVVASPRGRIELKVKYTDKIDPRVISIPHVWEKANANELTDNIILDPVTGLPPDRSMLARIIKKE; from the coding sequence ATGTGTAAACTAAGCAATCCCCGTGAGCTTTCCGGGGACACGGCAGAACTGCAAACTCTCCGCACGGTCTGCGGGATCTGTGGCAGTTGCTGTGGGATGACCCTGACTTTACAAAATGGTTCGGTTATTGCTGTCGATGGCGACCCGGCTGATCCCTATAGTCAAGGACACCTATGCTTTAAGGGCAGAGCAATCATTGACTTATTGAACGCTCCGGACAGACTAAGATATCCTCTCAGTAAAACAAGGAACGGGAAATGGCAAAAATTGTCCTGGGAAGAGGCCTTTGATCTCCTCTCAGAAAGGTTAAAGACCATTAAAAACAGGTATGGCCCGCAAGCCCTGGCTGTCCATGTCGGCCAGGCCGGCGCGGGTAAAGAATTTACACATTATGTGGAGAGGTTTTGCAATATATATGGCACCCCCAATTTCTCCACACTCGGCAGCCATTCTAAACGATTAGCCCATATTTTGACCTACGGAACTATACCTGTCTCAGATTATAGAAACAGCAACTGCATCCTGCTCTGGGGTTATAATCCCACCAGGGCCTGTCCTCCCCTGTCTAAGCAAATCAGCGAAGTACACCGGAGAGGCGCTTATTTAATCGTAGTGGATCCCATCACTACCCCGCTGGCTAAAACTGCTGACTTTCACCTGCAATTAAGACCGGGGACCGACGGAGCTCTTGCGCTGGGTATGCTTCATGTGGTGATCCGTGAAAAGCTGTATAACAAAGATTTTGTCAAACGTTGGACCACCGGTTTTGACCAGCTCTGTGATTTGATCAAGGAATATCCCCCGGAAAGAGTCTCAGAAATAACGTGGGTTTCAGTGGCAAAAATCACGCTTGCAGCAAGGCTTTATGCCGGGTCGGCGCCTTCCTGCGTTACTACCGGCATAGCCACGGAACTACAGGCCAACGGGTTTCAGACCAACCGTGCCATAGCCATTCTCCAGGCCATTACCGGAAACCTGGACATTTCAGGGGGAGCTATTTTTCCGCCAGTTGCTAAACTATCCCCGCTCTCCGCTGACAATCAGTCCCTGGATAAAAAGCCGGCTGTGGGAGAATATACTTACCCCCTGTTTAAGAAGTATACCAACCAGGCGCAGGCCAACCTGTATACCAGATCTATTCTTGAAGGTAAACCCTATCCTATCAAAGGTATGGTCGTGACAGGAAGCGATCCTGTACTGACCTGGCCTAACACAGACGAGGTCAGGAAAGCATTGGGCAACCTCGAATTTCTGGCTGTGATGGACCATTTCATGACCGAAACGGCTCAACTGGGCGACTTGGTCCTCCCGGCAGCCACATTTTTATCCCGCAATGAGATCTGGCGGATTTTCATATCCAATGACGGCCCAAGACTGGGTCTTGCCCCAAAAGTACTGTCTGAAGAAGGATTGCTCACGGACTGGCAATTCTGGAATACTTTGGCCAAAAAAATGGGCTACAGCAGGGATTTTCCATGGCTTACGGAAGAGCAGGCGCTCAATTACAGACTGAAGCCAACAGGCCTGACCCTGGAAGAACTAAAAGATAAGCCTGAAGGTGTTAAGTATGCTGAGTGGGCTGAAAAAAGCTACGAACGGAAGGGATTTGACACCCCTTCCGGAAAAGTCGAGATATATTCGAAGGTTCTTCAAGATCACGGTTACGAACCTCTTCCCAACTACAGAGAACCCATTGAAAGCCCCTTATCTTTAACATGTCTTGCAGAAATCTACCCGCTGGTTTTGACCACCGGGGCAAGGAATGACGCATACCACTGCTTTCGTTGCCAAAACCTGCCGGTTTCTCACATGCAAAACCAGGAACCCATGGTTGAGGTTCACCGGGAGAAGGCCAAAGAGCTGTACCTGCAGGATGGAGAAACTGTTGTAGTTGCGTCGCCACGCGGGAGGATAGAGTTGAAAGTAAAATATACCGATAAAATTGACCCGAGAGTGATTAGCATTCCGCATGTCTGGGAAAAAGCAAATGCCAATGAATTGACGGACAATATCATTCTTGACCCCGTAACCGGATTGCCTCCGGACAGATCAATGCTTGCCAGGATCATCAAAAAGGAATAG
- a CDS encoding thioredoxin domain-containing protein, translated as MTTNNKPNRLAQEKSPYLLQHAYNPVDWYPWGEEAFEKARTEDKLIFLSIGYSTCHWCHVMERESFEDEEVAEILNKEYVAIKVDREERPDIDHIYMTVCQAMTGHGGWPLTVLMTPEKKPFFAGTYFPKKAGRGMPGLVDILTRVAESWEQQRDRVIKAGEEVVGAIQPRFDAVPEGEVGADVLDRAFKILRGIFDRQYGGFGRAPKFPTPHTLTFLLRYWKRSGEKQALSMVEKTLESMYRGGIYDHIGYGFSRYATDEKWLVPHFEKMLYDNALLAIAYTETYQVTGKELYAGLAKQIFTYVLRDMTSPEGGFYSAEDADSEGEEGKFYVWNPEEITAVLGDQDGKAFCRLYNITLGGNFEGRSIPNLILETPEKFAVELKMEKGEFTSYVENLRSKLFEARERRVHPYKDDKILTSWNGLMIAALARGGAALGEPLYTRAAVRAVDFIYRELRRSDGRLLARYRDGEPAFPAYLDDYAFLIWGLMELYETTFEAGYLRKGVELTRDTLKLFWDGESGGFFFYGEDAEQLIARSKELYDGAIPSGNSVMLLNLLRLARLTGDEELAEIAGKQISTFAGEVEKHPPGYTSFLQGVDFYLGPTREVVIAGRQDSADTKAMLSAVHTQYNPRTVIVFHPEDGAGKEIEELAPFVREQRLADDRATAYVCQNYACQSPVNDVEAFVEILKG; from the coding sequence ATGACGACGAATAACAAGCCCAATAGATTGGCACAGGAGAAGTCGCCGTATCTGTTGCAGCACGCCTACAATCCGGTGGACTGGTATCCGTGGGGTGAGGAGGCCTTTGAAAAAGCGAGAACAGAAGATAAATTGATATTTCTCAGTATCGGCTATTCTACCTGTCACTGGTGCCATGTAATGGAAAGAGAGTCCTTTGAGGACGAAGAGGTCGCTGAGATCCTTAACAAGGAGTATGTTGCAATAAAAGTGGACCGGGAGGAGCGGCCGGATATTGACCATATCTATATGACGGTCTGCCAGGCCATGACCGGGCATGGAGGGTGGCCGCTGACGGTATTGATGACCCCTGAGAAGAAGCCTTTTTTTGCGGGGACCTATTTCCCCAAAAAGGCAGGCCGGGGGATGCCGGGGCTGGTGGATATTCTGACCCGGGTAGCTGAAAGCTGGGAGCAGCAGCGGGATAGGGTGATCAAAGCCGGGGAAGAGGTGGTTGGCGCGATTCAGCCACGCTTTGACGCTGTCCCGGAAGGCGAGGTCGGCGCGGATGTCCTGGACAGGGCTTTTAAGATACTGCGGGGTATATTTGACCGGCAGTACGGCGGCTTTGGCCGGGCGCCGAAGTTTCCCACGCCGCATACCCTCACCTTCCTTCTGCGCTACTGGAAGAGGAGCGGGGAGAAACAGGCCCTTTCCATGGTTGAAAAGACGCTGGAGTCCATGTACCGGGGGGGGATCTACGACCATATCGGTTATGGTTTCTCACGTTATGCGACAGACGAAAAGTGGCTGGTCCCGCATTTTGAAAAGATGCTCTACGATAATGCGCTGCTGGCCATAGCTTATACTGAGACCTACCAGGTGACAGGCAAGGAGCTTTACGCCGGGCTGGCCAAACAGATATTTACTTACGTCCTCAGGGATATGACCTCACCGGAAGGCGGGTTTTATTCTGCCGAGGACGCCGATTCCGAAGGGGAAGAAGGTAAGTTCTACGTCTGGAACCCTGAGGAAATCACGGCAGTGCTGGGTGACCAGGACGGGAAAGCTTTCTGCCGGCTTTATAACATTACCCTGGGTGGGAATTTTGAGGGCCGCAGTATTCCCAACCTTATCCTGGAAACTCCTGAAAAATTTGCGGTAGAATTAAAAATGGAGAAAGGGGAGTTCACATCCTACGTCGAAAATCTTCGCAGCAAGTTGTTTGAGGCCAGGGAGAGAAGGGTACACCCATATAAGGACGACAAAATACTGACTTCATGGAACGGGCTGATGATTGCCGCGCTGGCCAGGGGCGGCGCCGCGCTCGGGGAGCCCCTTTATACGCGCGCGGCGGTCCGTGCTGTTGATTTCATTTACAGGGAGTTGAGAAGGAGCGACGGCAGGCTTTTAGCCAGGTATCGTGACGGTGAGCCGGCCTTTCCCGCTTACCTGGACGACTATGCCTTTCTGATTTGGGGGTTGATGGAACTTTATGAAACGACCTTCGAAGCAGGCTATTTAAGGAAGGGAGTTGAATTGACCCGGGATACTCTCAAACTTTTTTGGGATGGTGAAAGCGGTGGATTCTTTTTCTACGGTGAAGATGCCGAGCAACTCATTGCCCGTTCCAAGGAACTTTACGACGGGGCAATCCCGTCAGGAAACTCGGTCATGTTGTTGAACCTGCTTCGCCTGGCGCGGCTGACAGGTGATGAAGAGCTGGCGGAAATAGCCGGGAAACAAATTAGTACTTTCGCCGGAGAAGTTGAGAAACACCCGCCGGGTTATACTTCATTTCTCCAGGGGGTGGATTTTTACCTGGGCCCAACGCGGGAAGTGGTTATTGCCGGGAGGCAGGATTCAGCCGATACAAAAGCGATGCTGAGCGCCGTCCATACCCAATACAACCCGCGGACTGTGATCGTTTTTCACCCGGAAGATGGGGCTGGTAAAGAAATAGAAGAACTGGCTCCTTTCGTGCGGGAACAGCGGCTCGCAGATGATAGGGCCACGGCATATGTCTGTCAAAATTACGCCTGCCAGTCCCCTGTTAATGATGTTGAGGCTTTTGTGGAGATTTTGAAAGGATGA
- a CDS encoding hemolysin family protein, which translates to MGDDTSFSLFLALKILLALFLVFLNGLFVAAEFSFVKVRPTRLAQLVAEGNPRAKSARICVENIDAYLSVCQLGITLSSLGLGWLGEPVAAKLLEPLLHAIGVTAPTAVHSISFIVAFILVTFLHVVFGELVPKSLAIQRAENITLWLAGLMRMFFYPFYPGIVVFNGTANRILRLLGIQPASEHEESHSEEELQMLVSESYKGGHLDKNEWRLLQNVFEFEKRVAREVMLPRPEVVFLDKRKPLEENLEIARKTEHTRFPLIDGDSDHVVGLVHIKDLFKLPAGSTIDQVERNIMMVPEGLPLDRMLREFQQNHQHMALVVDEYGGTSGIITMENVLEELVGEIQDEFDQESPQVTTEKEGTFIVDGRMLLEEASEMFCLKVDEEEEYDTLGGFVFGKLGKRPRVGDVVELPEHHLEIAEMRGLRIHLIRLNILNKNLCEDKLTAS; encoded by the coding sequence ATGGGTGACGACACGTCATTCAGTCTATTTTTGGCGCTGAAAATCTTACTGGCACTATTTCTGGTCTTTTTGAACGGCCTCTTTGTGGCAGCAGAATTTTCATTTGTTAAGGTAAGGCCCACCCGGTTGGCCCAACTGGTGGCGGAAGGGAACCCGCGTGCCAAAAGTGCCAGGATTTGTGTCGAAAACATTGATGCTTATCTTTCAGTTTGTCAACTGGGTATTACCCTGTCCAGCCTGGGCTTGGGCTGGCTGGGCGAACCGGTGGCAGCAAAACTTTTGGAACCCCTGCTGCATGCCATAGGGGTGACAGCGCCGACGGCAGTGCATTCCATCTCCTTTATAGTTGCCTTTATACTGGTCACTTTTTTACATGTGGTATTTGGTGAATTGGTGCCCAAGTCGCTGGCAATTCAGCGAGCAGAAAATATCACCCTGTGGTTGGCCGGTCTCATGCGGATGTTTTTTTATCCCTTTTACCCTGGGATTGTTGTATTTAACGGTACAGCCAACCGAATTTTGCGGCTGCTGGGGATTCAACCGGCCAGTGAGCACGAGGAAAGCCACAGTGAAGAGGAACTACAGATGCTAGTATCCGAAAGTTATAAAGGCGGGCATTTAGACAAGAATGAATGGCGTTTGCTCCAGAATGTATTTGAGTTTGAAAAACGGGTAGCCAGGGAGGTTATGTTACCTCGTCCAGAAGTTGTTTTTCTGGACAAGAGAAAGCCCCTGGAGGAAAACCTGGAAATTGCCCGTAAGACAGAGCACACCCGCTTCCCACTGATAGACGGGGACAGTGACCATGTGGTGGGGCTGGTACACATTAAGGACCTGTTTAAACTGCCAGCCGGGTCCACTATTGACCAGGTGGAACGCAATATCATGATGGTGCCCGAGGGTCTTCCTCTGGATCGCATGCTCAGGGAATTTCAACAAAATCACCAGCATATGGCGCTGGTTGTAGATGAGTACGGCGGTACCAGCGGTATTATTACAATGGAGAATGTACTAGAAGAACTGGTTGGAGAAATTCAAGACGAGTTTGACCAGGAATCTCCCCAGGTGACAACGGAAAAGGAAGGCACATTTATTGTGGACGGCCGGATGCTTCTGGAGGAGGCATCAGAAATGTTCTGCTTAAAGGTGGATGAAGAGGAAGAATACGATACCCTGGGGGGCTTTGTTTTTGGAAAACTGGGCAAGCGTCCCCGGGTAGGTGATGTGGTGGAACTGCCGGAGCACCATTTGGAGATAGCCGAAATGCGGGGCCTACGCATTCACCTCATTCGTTTAAATATATTAAACAAAAACCTGTGTGAGGACAAACTTACCGCATCATAA
- a CDS encoding DUF255 domain-containing protein, whose product MDWYPWGEEAFNKAKEENRPVFFAGILIIKTPG is encoded by the coding sequence GTGGACTGGTATCCTTGGGGGGAAGAGGCGTTTAACAAAGCCAAAGAGGAAAACAGGCCGGTGTTTTTTGCGGGAATCCTAATCATAAAAACTCCGGGCTAA
- a CDS encoding S8 family peptidase produces MIFHEVNWLRAGAGKLCPQVKKAALEWYRPLKRVPCFLQKPFKYLKQLWRKIPVIVQVAESRSESCSFTDLANSANCTVQRTLSLINAFSTRVSSRQLELLAQNKLVKKIWYDREVRTVLDVASPAVQSAPLWEHDITGKGIVVAVLDTGIYEHPDLSGRIVGFKDFIKQKKKPYDDNGHGTHVAGDIGSNGSQSSFLYRGPASEASLVGIKVLDKMGSGLLSTVIEGIQWCIDNKENLGIRILNISLGSTATESYTDDPVCQAVDKAWSNGIVVCVAAGNEGPQSTTISSPGISPHVITVGAVDDKNTVALNDDQVAEFSSRGPTIDGLIKPDLLAPGVNIISLRSPCSKIDKQSKESRIATRYLALSGTSMATPVCSGVVAQMLQSDGSLTPDQVKKRLIETSKTLAGLDPNIQGAGVIDAIRATGIMAEV; encoded by the coding sequence GTGATCTTCCATGAAGTTAATTGGCTTCGCGCAGGCGCCGGCAAGCTTTGCCCGCAAGTGAAAAAGGCTGCTTTGGAGTGGTATCGCCCGCTTAAAAGGGTACCCTGCTTTTTGCAAAAACCATTCAAATACCTAAAACAGCTTTGGCGTAAAATACCGGTTATTGTTCAGGTAGCGGAAAGCAGATCGGAGTCGTGCTCTTTTACGGATCTGGCAAATTCCGCGAACTGCACTGTTCAACGGACCCTATCGCTAATAAATGCATTTTCCACCAGAGTAAGCTCAAGGCAACTGGAATTATTGGCGCAAAACAAACTTGTTAAGAAAATTTGGTATGACCGTGAGGTTAGGACTGTGCTTGACGTGGCTTCTCCAGCGGTCCAGTCCGCGCCATTGTGGGAACACGATATTACAGGCAAGGGAATTGTAGTAGCGGTGTTGGACACGGGAATTTATGAGCATCCCGATTTATCCGGGCGAATTGTGGGGTTTAAAGATTTTATTAAACAAAAAAAGAAACCTTACGATGACAACGGGCATGGCACTCATGTCGCCGGAGATATAGGCTCCAACGGGAGTCAATCCTCTTTTCTATACCGGGGGCCTGCTTCCGAAGCCAGCCTGGTAGGGATAAAGGTCCTGGATAAGATGGGTTCGGGTCTACTATCCACCGTTATTGAAGGTATCCAGTGGTGTATCGACAACAAAGAAAACTTGGGCATCAGGATACTCAACATATCACTGGGAAGCACGGCTACAGAGTCTTATACCGACGACCCGGTCTGCCAGGCTGTAGACAAGGCTTGGTCAAACGGGATCGTGGTTTGTGTTGCGGCGGGAAACGAAGGACCACAGTCAACAACCATCAGTTCACCCGGCATTTCTCCCCATGTGATTACAGTTGGCGCAGTGGATGACAAAAATACAGTAGCTCTGAATGATGACCAGGTGGCTGAGTTTTCCAGCAGGGGACCTACCATTGACGGACTGATAAAACCTGATTTGTTAGCTCCCGGGGTTAATATTATTTCCTTACGTTCACCCTGCTCAAAAATTGATAAACAGAGTAAAGAATCCAGGATTGCCACCCGGTATTTAGCGCTTTCCGGAACATCAATGGCAACACCGGTATGCTCCGGGGTGGTTGCCCAAATGCTGCAGTCTGACGGCTCACTAACCCCGGACCAGGTTAAAAAACGACTTATAGAAACTTCAAAAACACTTGCCGGTCTTGATCCTAATATTCAGGGGGCGGGGGTTATAGACGCCATAAGGGCAACCGGTATAATGGCTGAAGTTTGA